In a genomic window of Cystobacter fuscus DSM 2262:
- a CDS encoding LysR family transcriptional regulator has product MNPDLNAALIFVNVVRAGSFSKAARSLGLSVSTVSDRVVGLERTLGVSLLTRTTRKLKLTDKGAAFFKESEVAIQTLLGAFEGATVTRRQPTGTLRISAPADFPSSEVSAAVSEFRNKYPQVKVETHLSNRYVDLITEGFDIAIRGGHLEDSSLRSKRLGVGNSVVVASSRYLQGASAIQHPRDLVAHPCIGFVLNKGNKGDMPWHLRSAGGEAVRLKPDFVVSSTSFSWILSLVRHGAGLALVPQPLRKEDFTTKRLVRVLPDWATEYAPVHLVYPPQRLSSPKVREMIPILERHLRGLTA; this is encoded by the coding sequence ATGAATCCGGATTTGAATGCAGCGCTGATCTTCGTGAACGTGGTGAGGGCGGGAAGCTTCAGCAAGGCCGCTCGGAGCCTCGGTCTCTCCGTCTCCACCGTGAGTGACCGGGTGGTTGGCCTGGAAAGGACCCTGGGGGTGAGTCTCCTGACCCGAACCACCCGGAAGTTGAAACTGACGGACAAGGGCGCCGCCTTCTTCAAGGAATCCGAAGTCGCGATCCAGACCCTGCTGGGTGCCTTCGAGGGAGCCACGGTGACCCGGCGGCAGCCCACCGGTACCTTGAGGATCAGCGCGCCCGCGGATTTTCCGTCCTCGGAGGTCTCCGCCGCCGTGAGCGAGTTTCGGAACAAGTATCCTCAGGTCAAGGTGGAGACCCATCTAAGCAATCGCTACGTGGACCTCATCACCGAGGGATTCGATATCGCCATCCGGGGAGGGCACCTGGAAGATTCCAGCCTGCGCTCCAAGCGCCTCGGGGTGGGAAACTCGGTCGTGGTGGCGAGCTCCCGCTATCTCCAGGGCGCCTCGGCCATTCAGCACCCGCGAGACCTCGTGGCGCATCCGTGCATCGGCTTCGTGCTCAATAAGGGCAACAAGGGCGACATGCCGTGGCACCTTCGCTCGGCGGGCGGAGAGGCCGTCCGGTTGAAGCCGGATTTCGTGGTCTCGTCCACGTCCTTCTCCTGGATCCTGAGCCTCGTGAGGCACGGGGCGGGGTTGGCCTTGGTGCCCCAACCCCTGCGCAAGGAAGACTTCACCACGAAGAGGCTCGTCCGGGTACTTCCGGATTGGGCCACGGAGTATGCGCCGGTGCACCTTGTCTATCCTCCTCAGCGCCTTTCTTCGCCCAAGGTGAGGGAAATGATTCCCATCCTGGAGCGGCACCTGCGTGGGCTGACTGCGTAG
- a CDS encoding malonic semialdehyde reductase: protein MTKTIAKESIQQLFTEARTHHFWQDKPIAEQTLRELYELMKWGPTSVNSAPARIVFVRSESEKARLYPALMGSNPEQVKSAPVTAIIAYNEKFYEDLPRLFPSYDARHFFTNDPKFSYDTAFRNSSLQGAYLIFAARALGLDACPMSGFDNAEVDRVFFSGTALKSNFICTLGYGDSSKLYPRGPRLAFEEVCTIV, encoded by the coding sequence ATGACCAAGACCATTGCGAAGGAATCCATCCAGCAACTCTTTACCGAAGCCCGCACCCACCATTTCTGGCAGGACAAGCCCATCGCGGAGCAGACCCTGCGGGAGCTCTACGAGCTGATGAAATGGGGACCCACGTCGGTGAACTCCGCGCCAGCGAGGATCGTGTTCGTGCGGAGTGAGTCGGAGAAGGCCAGACTCTATCCCGCCTTGATGGGGTCCAACCCCGAGCAGGTGAAATCGGCCCCCGTGACGGCAATCATCGCCTACAATGAGAAGTTCTACGAAGATCTGCCCCGGCTCTTTCCGAGCTATGATGCGAGGCATTTCTTCACCAATGATCCCAAGTTCAGCTACGACACCGCCTTCCGCAACAGCTCCCTCCAGGGCGCCTACTTGATTTTCGCGGCCCGCGCGCTGGGCTTGGACGCCTGCCCCATGTCAGGCTTCGACAATGCGGAAGTGGACAGGGTCTTCTTCTCGGGCACGGCCCTCAAATCGAACTTCATCTGCACGCTCGGGTACGGTGACAGTTCGAAGCTCTACCCGCGGGGACCGCGCCTGGCTTTCGAGGAAGTGTGCACGATTGTTTGA
- a CDS encoding serine hydrolase domain-containing protein: MLTRMGSRFTAVMLGLVLGGAALAKEPAKQQVKESSSRSAIPTRLDAVIDGALADKRLVGTVVLVARDGQVIYHRAAGQADREAHVPMREDAVFRLASVSKPLVSAAAMALVDQGKLGLEDPVTKWLPTFRPKLEDGREPVITVRQLLTHTAGLDYGFFQPPAGPYARAGVSDGVDESGLSLEENLRRLASVPLGFEPGTRWHYSLSIDVLGAVVASAGGAPLPQVVERLITRPLGLRDTGFVAKVPKRLATPYADGKPEPVRMGAHHEMSVGGVSFRFVQGRALDSRAYPSGGAGMVGSAGELLKFLEAVRTGGAPLFQSSATAAAMLAPQTGTLELPNEPGWAFGFGGAVLVDATKAATPQSPGTWRWAGAYGHTWFVDPRRRLSVVALTNTAIEGMSGAFQRDLRDAVYAGLAAEASTPPAPAR, translated from the coding sequence ATGCTCACTCGAATGGGGAGCCGGTTCACCGCGGTCATGCTGGGACTGGTGCTGGGGGGCGCGGCCCTGGCGAAGGAGCCGGCGAAGCAGCAGGTGAAGGAGTCCTCGAGCAGGTCGGCCATCCCCACGCGACTGGACGCGGTCATCGATGGGGCGCTGGCCGACAAGCGGTTGGTGGGCACGGTGGTCTTGGTGGCTCGGGATGGACAGGTGATCTACCACCGGGCCGCCGGGCAAGCCGACCGCGAGGCGCACGTGCCCATGCGCGAGGACGCCGTCTTCCGGCTCGCGTCGGTGAGCAAGCCCCTGGTGTCCGCGGCGGCGATGGCGCTCGTGGACCAGGGCAAGCTCGGGCTCGAGGATCCGGTGACGAAGTGGCTGCCCACGTTCCGGCCGAAGCTCGAGGATGGCCGCGAGCCCGTCATCACCGTACGGCAGTTGCTCACCCACACGGCGGGACTCGACTATGGCTTCTTCCAGCCGCCGGCGGGCCCCTATGCGCGCGCCGGGGTGTCGGACGGGGTGGATGAGTCCGGGCTGAGCCTGGAGGAGAACCTGCGCCGCCTCGCCTCGGTGCCGCTGGGGTTCGAGCCGGGAACCCGCTGGCACTACTCGCTGTCCATCGACGTGCTGGGCGCGGTGGTGGCGAGCGCGGGCGGCGCGCCCCTGCCCCAGGTCGTCGAGCGGCTCATCACCCGGCCCCTGGGCCTACGTGACACCGGGTTCGTGGCGAAGGTGCCCAAGCGGCTCGCCACGCCCTATGCGGACGGCAAGCCCGAGCCGGTACGCATGGGAGCCCACCACGAGATGAGCGTGGGCGGCGTTTCCTTCCGCTTCGTTCAGGGCCGGGCACTCGATTCGCGCGCGTACCCCTCTGGAGGCGCTGGCATGGTGGGCAGCGCGGGTGAGTTGCTGAAGTTCCTGGAGGCGGTACGCACGGGAGGCGCGCCCTTGTTCCAGTCGTCGGCGACGGCCGCCGCGATGCTCGCGCCCCAGACCGGTACGCTGGAACTCCCCAACGAGCCGGGATGGGCCTTTGGCTTCGGCGGCGCCGTGCTCGTGGATGCCACGAAGGCGGCCACGCCCCAGTCCCCGGGCACCTGGCGGTGGGCCGGCGCGTATGGGCACACATGGTTCGTCGATCCGAGGCGCCGCCTGAGCGTGGTGGCGCTGACGAACACGGCCATCGAGGGCATGTCGGGCGCGTTCCAGCGCGACCTCCGGGATGCCGTCTACGCCGGGCTCGCCGCGGAGGCATCGACTCCCCCCGCCCCCGCTCGGTAG
- a CDS encoding RidA family protein: MNKPEFFVTPGYGDRQLEGMHYSQALKIGNRVETSGQGGWNDDWEFPESLTEEIAQAFRNVGRTLATAGAGWEHVVHVNSYHLGFPPEVNETMVRLFRHYMPNHAPIWTSLGVAALGDPTMRVEIRVTAIVP; this comes from the coding sequence ATGAACAAGCCCGAATTTTTCGTCACCCCCGGCTATGGGGACCGCCAGCTCGAGGGCATGCATTACTCCCAGGCGCTGAAGATCGGCAATCGCGTCGAGACCTCGGGTCAGGGCGGCTGGAACGACGACTGGGAATTTCCCGAGTCGCTCACCGAAGAGATCGCCCAGGCGTTTCGCAACGTGGGTCGCACGCTGGCGACCGCGGGGGCGGGCTGGGAGCACGTGGTGCACGTGAACTCGTATCACCTCGGCTTTCCGCCCGAGGTCAACGAGACCATGGTCAGGCTGTTTCGCCACTACATGCCCAATCACGCGCCCATCTGGACTTCGCTCGGCGTCGCGGCGCTGGGCGATCCGACGATGCGGGTCGAGATCCGCGTGACGGCCATCGTGCCCTGA
- a CDS encoding LysR family transcriptional regulator yields the protein MNQLLAMRAFVRVVETGSFSRAADQLAQPRSTISKLVTDLEKHLGIKLMHRTTRALAVTSDGLEYYRRAERLIAELDAMDHAVRGRKLKPSGHLRVDAPATFATTLLIPALADFHREYPDITIALGISDRTVNIVGEGVDCVLRAGKLGDMAMVRRTLTELRYVTCASPVYLQRMGTPATPRELERHHLRAGYFFAATGKADPLIFQKGAERHDIVAAEFSTNEGNGLLALMLAGLGIGQHLRRCVQPYLDSGELVPLLEDWTRPPLPLHVIYPPNRHQHARLKVFVDWVRQTFGDAAPAVDP from the coding sequence GTGAACCAACTCCTGGCCATGCGCGCCTTCGTGCGCGTCGTCGAGACCGGCTCGTTCAGCCGCGCGGCCGACCAGCTGGCCCAGCCGCGCTCGACGATCAGCAAGCTGGTCACCGACCTCGAAAAGCATCTCGGCATCAAGCTGATGCATCGCACCACCCGTGCGCTCGCCGTCACCTCGGACGGACTGGAGTACTACCGCCGCGCCGAGCGCCTGATCGCCGAGCTCGACGCCATGGACCACGCGGTGCGCGGCAGGAAGCTCAAGCCCAGTGGCCACCTGCGCGTCGATGCGCCGGCCACCTTCGCCACCACGCTGCTGATCCCGGCCCTGGCTGACTTTCACCGCGAGTATCCCGACATCACGATCGCGCTGGGCATCAGCGACCGCACGGTCAACATCGTGGGCGAAGGGGTGGACTGCGTGCTGCGCGCCGGCAAGCTGGGCGATATGGCCATGGTCAGGCGCACGCTCACCGAGTTGCGGTACGTCACCTGCGCGTCGCCCGTCTATCTGCAACGCATGGGCACGCCGGCCACGCCTCGTGAGCTCGAACGCCACCACCTGCGGGCCGGTTACTTCTTCGCCGCCACCGGCAAGGCCGATCCGTTGATCTTCCAGAAAGGCGCCGAACGCCACGACATCGTCGCCGCCGAGTTCTCGACCAACGAAGGCAACGGCCTGCTCGCGCTGATGCTGGCGGGCCTGGGCATCGGCCAGCACCTGCGGCGCTGTGTCCAGCCCTATCTGGATTCGGGTGAACTGGTGCCGTTGCTGGAAGACTGGACGCGCCCGCCGCTGCCGCTCCATGTCATCTATCCGCCCAACCGGCATCAGCATGCCCGGTTGAAGGTCTTCGTCGATTGGGTCAGGCAGACCTTCGGCGACGCGGCGCCCGCGGTCGACCCGTAG
- a CDS encoding prepilin-type N-terminal cleavage/methylation domain-containing protein, with the protein MNRLFVRKNRGFTLIELMIVVAIIGILAAIAIPNFIKFQARSKQGEAKANLKAWFTSQRAYLQEKDKYSENVQTVGFSPERGNRYAYYFGTAGKTCIVRDAKGVTDTANANCITVDSAKFQGSATPKEAPPTSPSYTGAGANPGMPGLGGCTTGIGCNISGLAAGNVDNDSTGIDTWWISTKDTSSIGSACGNNDETVAVAGAPYLSYNDVDCNT; encoded by the coding sequence ATGAACCGTCTCTTCGTTCGCAAGAACCGCGGCTTCACGCTCATCGAGCTCATGATCGTGGTGGCCATCATCGGCATCCTCGCCGCCATCGCCATCCCGAACTTCATCAAGTTCCAGGCCCGCTCCAAGCAGGGTGAGGCCAAGGCCAACCTGAAGGCCTGGTTCACCTCGCAGCGCGCCTACCTGCAGGAGAAGGACAAGTACTCGGAGAACGTGCAGACGGTGGGCTTCTCGCCCGAGCGTGGCAACCGCTACGCCTACTACTTCGGCACCGCCGGCAAGACCTGCATCGTGCGTGATGCGAAGGGCGTGACCGACACCGCGAACGCCAACTGCATCACCGTGGACAGCGCGAAGTTCCAGGGCTCGGCGACGCCCAAGGAAGCTCCCCCGACGAGCCCGTCGTACACGGGCGCGGGCGCGAACCCGGGCATGCCCGGCCTCGGTGGCTGCACCACGGGCATCGGCTGCAACATCTCCGGTCTGGCCGCCGGTAACGTCGACAACGACTCCACGGGTATCGACACCTGGTGGATCTCGACCAAGGACACCTCCTCCATCGGCTCGGCCTGCGGCAACAACGACGAGACGGTGGCCGTCGCCGGTGCGCCCTACCTCTCCTACAACGACGTCGACTGCAACACCTGA
- a CDS encoding DUF1653 domain-containing protein, whose protein sequence is MSHHPPVQPLPQEPLGRFRHYRGGEYEVICYARHSETEEELVVYRQLHPDTGFWVRPKMMFFEDVEHEGVLQPRFRKIEG, encoded by the coding sequence ATGTCTCACCATCCCCCCGTGCAGCCCCTGCCTCAAGAGCCCCTCGGACGCTTCCGCCATTACCGCGGCGGCGAGTACGAGGTGATCTGCTATGCACGGCACAGCGAGACGGAGGAAGAGCTGGTGGTGTACCGCCAGCTCCATCCCGACACCGGGTTCTGGGTGCGGCCGAAGATGATGTTCTTCGAGGACGTCGAGCACGAGGGGGTCCTGCAACCGCGCTTCCGCAAGATCGAGGGCTGA
- a CDS encoding cytochrome P450 — MPTTSSLGLEYTPLEPLFQEDPFPFYARLRREAPVTFVPAFQLWLVSRYQDVMAVLKDARRFSSRDTLRPPVEPPPEVWAILESAGYTPDYPLLGDDPPAHTRLRTLLGKAFTLARIQSLEPRIRRVTTTCLDTLTSGERNADIVARLATPVSMYVTTELLGIPEADHARIKQWCEDEKLCFTPLPLEQHLHTARGVANFRLYLRDLVEDRRESPRDDLISSMLEARTEGERPLTTEELVALISVLLFAGHETSTNLLTNALHHLLRHPGLWRELREDTSLIRNAIEETLRFDPPIVGMMRTTTEPVEIAGTSLPRGSRVFPLFASANRDEQLFEQGERFDIHRPNAARHLGLGHGIHYCIGAPLARLGAHITLELMLERLPDLRLSPGAPVTYLPSLLHRGPRQLLMEWGA; from the coding sequence ATGCCCACCACGTCCTCCCTCGGACTCGAGTACACCCCGCTCGAGCCCCTCTTCCAGGAAGATCCGTTCCCGTTCTACGCGCGGCTGCGCCGCGAGGCCCCTGTCACCTTCGTCCCCGCCTTCCAGCTCTGGCTCGTCAGCCGATACCAGGACGTGATGGCGGTCCTGAAGGATGCCAGGCGCTTCAGCTCACGAGACACGCTCCGTCCCCCCGTCGAGCCTCCCCCCGAGGTGTGGGCCATCCTCGAGTCCGCGGGCTACACGCCGGACTACCCCCTCCTGGGTGATGACCCGCCCGCCCACACGCGCCTGCGCACCCTCCTGGGCAAGGCCTTCACCCTCGCTCGCATCCAATCCCTGGAGCCGCGAATCCGGCGCGTCACCACCACCTGCCTCGACACGCTGACGAGCGGAGAGCGCAACGCCGACATCGTCGCCCGGCTCGCCACCCCCGTGTCCATGTATGTCACGACGGAGTTGCTCGGCATCCCCGAGGCGGACCACGCACGCATCAAGCAGTGGTGCGAGGACGAAAAGCTCTGCTTCACCCCCCTGCCCCTCGAGCAACACCTGCACACCGCACGGGGCGTGGCCAACTTCCGCCTCTACCTGCGCGACCTCGTCGAGGATCGCCGCGAGTCACCACGCGATGACCTCATCTCCTCGATGCTCGAGGCGAGAACCGAGGGGGAGCGCCCCCTCACCACCGAGGAGCTCGTGGCCCTGATCTCCGTGCTCTTGTTCGCCGGCCACGAGACGTCCACCAACCTGCTCACCAACGCGCTCCACCACCTGCTGCGCCACCCCGGCCTCTGGCGGGAGCTGCGCGAGGACACCTCCCTCATCCGCAACGCCATCGAGGAGACGCTGCGCTTCGATCCCCCCATCGTGGGCATGATGCGCACGACGACGGAGCCCGTGGAAATCGCGGGCACGTCGCTGCCCAGGGGGAGCCGGGTGTTCCCCCTCTTCGCCTCCGCCAACCGCGACGAGCAGCTCTTCGAGCAGGGTGAGCGCTTCGACATCCATCGCCCCAACGCCGCGCGCCACCTCGGCCTCGGCCACGGCATCCACTACTGCATCGGCGCACCGCTCGCGCGGCTCGGGGCTCACATCACCCTCGAGCTCATGCTCGAGCGTCTTCCGGACCTGCGCCTGTCTCCCGGCGCGCCCGTCACCTACCTGCCCAGTCTCCTCCACCGCGGGCCCCGCCAGCTCCTCATGGAATGGGGCGCGTAG
- a CDS encoding DUF4082 domain-containing protein, whose amino-acid sequence MDDFAGQEEFPGEHQALEGGEVSLFPDSARPAIPMDSDTGAVELGMKFRLSVPGTIRGVRFFKGGAQNAGPHRVSLWSREGSKLAEASSTNETTAGWQTVRFASPVKVSAGTTYVVSYYAPAGRYGATVGGFNSEKSRGPIRGLVSGADGVNGVYRYGGGFPTQGYQNTDYAVDVVFLPEGTEEDTQAPSSPAGLVASAASSTTINLGWNASTDNVGIAAYDVFRNGVKIASTASLTYADTGLTADTSYGYFVKARDAAGNLSAASNGVTATTGSTSTPSGFPNASNTGVPTGTQLTPYTGPCTVTAANMVIDSKTVNCDLVIRASGVTIRNSKINGTVSTEENSTGYSFTLTDSHVDAGDRIVTGVGAVNFTAVRVHVEGGNRSIHCWRDCEIRDSYVHGQMTDETGTAHESGIRMGRNATIRHNTITCDAPDVPPDAGCSAALTGYGDFAPVENNLVENNYFPGTTGGFCAYGGSSRGKPYSDSTNNIRFIGNVFGRGSSGRCGYYGAITSFDTSEPGNVWSNNTWEDGTVLLPSN is encoded by the coding sequence GTGGACGATTTCGCGGGCCAGGAGGAGTTCCCGGGTGAGCACCAGGCGCTCGAGGGGGGCGAAGTCTCGCTCTTCCCGGACTCGGCCCGTCCCGCGATCCCCATGGACAGCGATACCGGCGCGGTGGAACTCGGGATGAAGTTTCGCCTGTCCGTCCCGGGTACGATCCGCGGCGTGCGCTTCTTCAAGGGCGGGGCCCAGAATGCCGGCCCGCACCGCGTGAGTCTGTGGAGCCGGGAGGGCTCGAAGCTCGCGGAGGCGAGCTCCACGAACGAGACGACGGCCGGGTGGCAGACGGTGCGTTTTGCTTCACCCGTCAAGGTCAGCGCTGGGACGACCTATGTCGTGTCGTACTATGCCCCGGCCGGACGGTACGGAGCCACGGTGGGCGGATTCAACTCGGAGAAGTCGCGAGGACCCATTCGCGGGCTCGTTTCGGGCGCGGACGGGGTGAACGGCGTCTACCGCTACGGCGGTGGATTTCCGACGCAGGGTTACCAGAACACCGACTACGCAGTGGACGTGGTCTTCCTTCCGGAGGGCACCGAAGAAGACACCCAGGCGCCCAGTTCGCCCGCGGGGCTTGTCGCGTCCGCGGCCTCCTCGACCACCATCAACCTGGGCTGGAACGCCTCGACGGACAATGTCGGTATCGCGGCCTACGATGTCTTCCGCAATGGCGTGAAGATCGCCTCCACGGCGAGCCTCACCTACGCGGACACCGGTCTCACGGCGGACACGAGCTACGGCTACTTCGTGAAGGCGCGGGATGCTGCCGGCAATCTCAGCGCAGCCTCGAACGGTGTCACGGCGACGACCGGGTCCACCTCGACGCCGTCCGGCTTTCCGAACGCGAGCAATACGGGCGTGCCGACGGGAACGCAGCTCACGCCCTACACCGGCCCGTGCACTGTCACCGCGGCCAATATGGTCATCGACTCCAAGACCGTGAACTGCGATCTCGTCATCCGCGCGTCGGGCGTCACGATTCGCAACTCGAAGATCAACGGTACCGTCTCGACCGAAGAGAACTCCACCGGATACTCCTTCACGCTCACCGACTCTCACGTCGACGCGGGTGATCGCATCGTCACGGGGGTGGGGGCCGTGAACTTCACCGCCGTCCGTGTGCACGTGGAGGGGGGCAATCGCTCCATTCACTGCTGGAGAGACTGTGAGATTCGCGATTCCTACGTTCATGGCCAGATGACGGACGAAACGGGAACCGCGCATGAGTCTGGCATCCGGATGGGAAGAAACGCCACCATCCGGCACAACACCATCACGTGCGATGCACCGGACGTGCCGCCCGACGCGGGCTGCTCGGCGGCGCTCACCGGCTACGGCGACTTCGCCCCGGTCGAGAACAACCTGGTGGAGAACAACTACTTCCCGGGCACGACGGGAGGCTTCTGCGCCTATGGCGGGTCATCCCGGGGCAAGCCGTACTCGGACTCGACGAACAACATCCGCTTCATCGGCAACGTTTTCGGTCGCGGTTCGAGCGGACGCTGTGGATATTACGGGGCCATCACCAGCTTCGACACCTCGGAGCCGGGGAACGTCTGGTCCAACAACACCTGGGAGGACGGAACGGTCCTTCTCCCCTCGAACTAG
- a CDS encoding caspase family protein, with protein sequence MSRLALLAAVFCAASAMAQMPERRFALAVGSNVGAPSHSRLRFAEADASRFADALREIGGFRGEDVRVLHHPTRAQLLAEMRALEQRITGAARDSSRRTLLLFYWSGHATEQGLELGGESLAFAELRKLLGASRAHVRLAIVDACRSGGLVTTKGAKALPSGFELNVTSDDSPDGTAIVASSGPGENALESAELRGSFFTHHLTAGLRGAADADGDGRITLQEAYRYAYAKTVSQTAEISGVAQRPTYAMDLKGKGDLVLADLRRADARLVFAPGTEPDKRWLVVRDEGLGEVLEIREDPVKPRRLALRAGRYRLIRTTADDVRTAAFVLTHGEELTATTITMTQRPFAERGEKGDEVPGNGFGRELELLAAVGLNTPPLRGMGLAPALLLGGDLAVGASQTLRIRARYQDGRGLDDGLPYGLRSLGGDVAWFWRLPIRGLEVGGRLGADAVRQSVASTSAGTAFRGRAGAVLSYALPLAGRVSWFTEAEAQAASFKLNGQAVLRPGFEAITGLGFRL encoded by the coding sequence ATGAGCCGGCTCGCGCTGCTCGCCGCGGTCTTCTGCGCTGCTTCCGCGATGGCCCAGATGCCCGAGCGGCGCTTTGCCCTCGCGGTCGGCAGCAACGTGGGCGCGCCGAGTCATTCGCGCCTCCGCTTCGCCGAGGCGGATGCCTCGCGCTTCGCGGACGCGCTGCGGGAGATCGGGGGCTTTCGCGGAGAGGACGTCCGCGTGCTTCATCACCCCACCCGCGCGCAGCTTCTCGCCGAGATGCGCGCGCTCGAGCAGCGCATCACCGGGGCGGCCCGTGACTCCTCGCGGCGAACGCTGTTGCTCTTCTACTGGTCCGGACATGCCACGGAGCAAGGCCTGGAGCTCGGGGGAGAGAGTCTCGCCTTCGCGGAGCTCCGGAAGCTGCTCGGGGCCTCGCGCGCGCACGTGCGGCTTGCAATCGTGGATGCGTGCAGGTCCGGAGGGCTCGTCACCACGAAGGGGGCCAAGGCCCTGCCCAGCGGGTTCGAGCTCAACGTCACGAGCGACGACTCACCCGATGGAACCGCGATCGTCGCGTCCTCCGGCCCGGGGGAGAACGCGCTCGAAAGCGCGGAGCTTCGCGGAAGCTTCTTCACGCACCACCTGACGGCCGGGCTTCGCGGTGCGGCGGATGCCGATGGAGATGGTCGCATCACGCTTCAGGAGGCCTATCGCTACGCCTATGCGAAGACCGTCTCGCAGACGGCCGAGATCTCGGGAGTCGCCCAGCGGCCGACGTACGCCATGGACTTGAAGGGCAAGGGCGACCTCGTGCTCGCCGACCTGCGCCGTGCGGATGCGCGTCTCGTCTTCGCCCCCGGGACAGAGCCCGACAAGCGCTGGCTCGTCGTGCGCGACGAGGGGCTCGGCGAGGTGCTGGAGATCCGCGAGGACCCGGTGAAACCACGGCGTCTCGCACTGCGTGCCGGACGCTACCGCCTGATTCGCACGACGGCGGACGACGTGCGGACCGCAGCCTTCGTGCTCACGCACGGGGAGGAGCTGACAGCCACGACGATCACGATGACACAGCGTCCTTTCGCCGAGCGCGGGGAGAAAGGCGACGAGGTCCCGGGAAATGGCTTCGGCCGGGAGCTGGAGCTCCTCGCCGCGGTCGGCCTCAACACGCCTCCACTTCGGGGCATGGGGCTCGCGCCCGCGCTGCTGCTGGGAGGCGACCTCGCGGTGGGCGCATCCCAGACGCTGCGGATCCGCGCGAGATACCAGGACGGCCGGGGCCTGGATGACGGGCTGCCCTATGGGCTCCGGAGCCTCGGAGGTGACGTCGCGTGGTTCTGGCGCCTTCCCATCCGGGGGCTCGAGGTCGGCGGCCGTCTGGGCGCGGATGCGGTCAGGCAGTCGGTGGCGAGCACGTCGGCGGGGACGGCGTTCCGCGGGCGCGCCGGTGCGGTGCTCTCTTATGCGCTTCCCCTCGCGGGCCGGGTCTCCTGGTTCACGGAGGCCGAGGCGCAGGCCGCCTCGTTCAAACTGAATGGCCAGGCTGTTCTGCGGCCTGGGTTCGAAGCCATCACCGGGTTAGGCTTCCGGCTCTGA
- a CDS encoding RNA polymerase sigma factor codes for MHDGDALSEVCRRLGPAIYRRCLKILRNPDEASDACQKVFMQLVRHRSRLPPEPEQLRWVYVVATRVCFAQLRDDAWETASGTELNHDAPAPTDSFAEVADRQMALKALSCATEHERMVAWLVLVDGHSQQEAAELLRLSRKTIGKRIQLFLANARRELFE; via the coding sequence ATGCACGACGGAGATGCCCTCAGCGAGGTCTGCCGTAGGCTTGGACCGGCCATCTACCGCCGTTGTCTGAAGATCCTGCGCAATCCGGACGAGGCGTCGGACGCCTGTCAGAAGGTCTTCATGCAGCTGGTCCGTCACCGCTCCCGGCTGCCCCCGGAGCCCGAACAGCTTCGCTGGGTCTACGTGGTCGCAACGCGGGTGTGCTTCGCCCAGCTGCGAGACGATGCCTGGGAGACGGCGAGTGGGACGGAGCTGAACCACGACGCGCCGGCGCCCACGGACAGCTTCGCGGAGGTGGCCGACCGGCAGATGGCCCTCAAGGCGCTCTCCTGCGCCACGGAGCACGAGCGCATGGTCGCGTGGCTCGTGCTCGTCGACGGCCACTCCCAGCAGGAAGCCGCCGAGCTTCTTCGCCTCTCGCGCAAGACGATCGGCAAGCGCATCCAGCTCTTCTTGGCGAATGCACGTCGGGAGCTCTTCGAATGA
- a CDS encoding GyrI-like domain-containing protein: MSEQKIDFKKTLDSYQAKRGVYRIIDVPPTQYLMVDGHGDPNTAQEYTDAISALYPVAYKLKFASKQQLGRDYVVMPLEALWWSDNMASFTSSRDKSKWDWTAMIMVPDWITPEMFDAAVAKVAAGDRPTSLDKVRLEILDEGRCVQTLHVGSFDDEAPVLEKMHHEFIPGEGLTMTGKHHEIYLSDFRKVEPAKLRTILRQPVA, encoded by the coding sequence ATGTCCGAGCAGAAGATCGATTTCAAGAAGACGCTCGATTCCTATCAGGCGAAGCGAGGTGTCTACCGGATCATCGACGTTCCACCGACGCAGTACCTCATGGTGGACGGTCACGGAGACCCGAACACCGCACAGGAGTACACCGACGCGATCTCCGCGCTATACCCGGTCGCGTACAAACTCAAATTCGCGAGCAAGCAGCAGCTCGGGCGCGACTACGTTGTGATGCCGCTCGAAGCGCTGTGGTGGTCAGACAACATGGCGTCGTTCACATCCTCGCGCGACAAGTCCAAGTGGGACTGGACCGCGATGATCATGGTGCCAGACTGGATCACGCCCGAGATGTTCGACGCCGCTGTCGCCAAGGTCGCCGCCGGAGACCGGCCGACGAGTCTCGACAAGGTGCGTCTCGAGATACTCGACGAGGGGCGATGCGTACAGACGTTGCACGTCGGCTCGTTCGACGATGAGGCGCCGGTGCTCGAGAAGATGCATCACGAGTTCATCCCGGGTGAGGGGCTCACGATGACCGGCAAGCACCACGAGATCTACCTCAGCGACTTCCGCAAGGTCGAGCCGGCGAAGCTGCGCACGATCCTGAGGCAGCCGGTCGCGTAG